Part of the Trypanosoma brucei gambiense DAL972 chromosome 8, complete sequence genome, ACAACGAGTACctgaaaacaagaaaaagaaaaaaagaaaaaagaaaaacgaaagctGTAAAAGTGTGCAGCAAAGTAAAGAATTTATTCTatacttttcttctcttttggaaaatatataagaggaaggaaaagagagtcGGGGAGAGGGGAAGTGAATTAAAAGAAGTGGcaacgaaacaaacaaaaaaaaaaacagcaacacagtATACCCACTGTGAAGGTGAAATATGTtacaaaacaataataatgacaacaacaGGCTGCGAGTGAGTTCCCCTCCATcatcgtaaaaaaaaaaatgaataattTCATGCAGCAGAATTCAACCCaaaacatatttgttttcttcttattttgGATTTCCCCCTCCAGTTTCTTTCATATTTCCATGTTCCCCTTGTTGGTAAAACTCTGCAcatgttcattattttgttttgtgtcattgctcggaaaaaaaacgcaaataaGTCAAATAATCCCCTATCtcctggaaaaaaaaagaaaacggaacTTCAAGatgagaaataaaagaaacggtgGGGTAAAACGGAATGGAAGCCACTAAAAccctccccatttttttatCATCGCAGCCAATAGagcaaacagacaaaagaaaacatggAAGGAAACGagacataaaaaaaacaaaaaaacaaaaaaatagcTTCAATATTCATTTGCGCATGCAAACAATACAGGCGCCGCAAGTCTTTCTTCACGTGgtctcttcttcccttcctttttattttatttttattttttttttttgcaatataaattctcttcccctcttcctcctatCAATGTAcccaaagcaaacaaacacacaaataaacaaacacgtatATGGCAtcaataatatatatatatatattcatgtaCACTgacacatatttatatatgtggaTACAgatatatgcatgtatatataaatatgtatatgtatattcatGTGCTTgcgtgtatttttttttaaataaaaaaacatatttataCCCCTTCatcttttaatatatatatatatatatatatattttttttttgatctgACCCTTCAGTTCTTTCAGGTCATTTTCCTCACTTAAACAATGTAAAAGATGAGCATCTCAACACCTAATGCCGtccctttacttttcccccttcacttTAACCTTTTGCATCTCACAAAGAACATACATTGGCATTAGGGGACAgcggcacaacaacaacaacaatttaaaaaatccGCTGCCAATATGGTCAACTAACTAACCAACTAaccttaagaaaaaaaaaagagagcaagCGCATGCCGAGAAAAAGTAGAGTGaacgaagaagagaaatcccaacaaataataatacatGTATAacaatcatcatcatcatcatcatctcccGCATGAAActaagaagaaaggagaacaCGAAACCTGTGGTCGTTGGAGGTTGCAGTAGCCACTAATGATCGCGCAAACACAAGAAAGTTAATTGCGATAGCAACCGCGCATGGTTCGTGCTGCCTCTGCCTCTGCGTACTGCGACTGTTTCAACTGCGCTTGACGCCGCTTAACCGCTGGGAACAAGTCAGATATGGCAGCACCCACTAAGGAATCCGCAAAGTGTGGTAACACCGTGCTGTACCCATTATTTGACTCTACCGCCGCCATGTAACGCTCGACATTTTCATGGAAACGGGTAACGACGCCGCGGTCGGACTGAGAGCAACGACGGCGGCCGCTATGAAATAATGCTCGCTGCTGTTGATGCTGATGCTGATGCAACTGgaactgctgctgcctttGTGAGATGTCACTGAACTTCCCTAAGGCTACTTCGCCACTAATTTTCGGTATTTTCTCCTCTACTCTGCCATCTACACCCACACCAACCTCCCATGTCCCCAACCTTGTGCAGCGCCGCCACTCTGCCGATGTGTCCAGTCCATCACATGCCCGTTCTGCATCCATGGGCATGGCGCCACTTCGCATAGAGTGATTTTCCGTCCGTCTGGCGCTTGTAGCAATCTCCGGTGTTGTGCTATCACCACCCCTTCGGTGTTCACATGAACTGGGTTCATGCTTCACGTGCTGCCCACGTCTCTTCCTGAGAGGGTTGCGATCTCCTTTTACACGTGTGGATGCATTATAATCTACATCTCCTTGTGATGGTCGACCCTCTTCACTGTGAGTTACCTCGTGTCTTAAGAGAGACGAGCAACTGGGTTGCTGCGGTGACAACAATGGCACGTCACACCGGTTACCCACCATACCTCGACCAAAAAAATTCTTACTCCCCTCTTGGCGTTGGGACGGAGGCAAAATGTGCACGCCATGTCCGCTGCGATTTGTTTTTACGTTGCAACTCGCGCTCCCACTGCTGTGGGCGATGGCAAACTCTCTTCGGGCTATGGGAGGTACGGGTGAATGAACTTCGTCCTTCCGTGGAGGATACCACACCGTGTCGAAACCCATACCGAAGCTGTTATCCGCCTCGTTACTGTTCTCGATTGCATCCACTAGCAAAGTGGAATTCCACGACAATTGGCGCGCTGGGCTCGTCGTCCTCACGTTTTGTGACGGAATTGTGGTACCTAACTGTTGCCTCAGGAATCCCATCGCTTGCTTCCGTTCTTGACTTTGCACATCAAAAGAACGACTGAGTTGGTCTTCCGTTAGTGCATTTGCAAATATGTCAACGTGACTGGACCCTTGTGCCACAGGAGTGGAGCTGTAAGCCTCTCTACTCAACTCGCACCCCCACATACCGCCACCTGCAGCCGGGTTAGACGTCATCAAAATATCCGTTGACAGCTGAACTAGCGGTGTCGGTGTGTTGGCATCGGTAGAGTGATCCCCACGAACACTAGAAACGGGAAGTGAAGTGTCCTCGTCACGTGTCGCGTTCTTCTTACCGCCTCCAGTTTCACTTCCAGatgtgtttttgctttcataCTCGCCGCAAGCATTGGACAGCTCGCCACGACGCGTCAACACACGACCAGGGGCACACGCTGGAGTCTCATGCGGGGATTCACCACCTATCTTCCAGTCCTCACAACCGTTGCCCACTATGTAACGGTATCCCTCGAGCAATTCCTTTAACTCCTGCTCGACAGAGAGCAAATCGTTGCTGGCGCACAAAGAGCCAGATGAAGACAATGCAGGGGAATCAACGTTACCACGGCTAGCGCGTGATACTACAATCGGTTTTGTGTCAAACCGTTCGGTGGTATGAGTTACACTGATCCCTTTTTTCATTCCTGGTCGCCTCCATTCACATTGCTCCTCACGGCCCAACTGCTCAGTACCGTGACCTCTATTGCTTGATGAGTGAAGCCGCAACTCTGGCGACGGAATTTGACACCCGTACACGCCGTCGCGGCACCACCCTTGAAGATgcttttcatcctcttcaatACGCCTTTCCATGGCGCTTTTTCGCCCTCTTATGTAGTTCTTATCAATACTTACCTCCACTTGCACGTACTCTCTCCTCCCCTCTCGCGCCCGTTCTACCACCCCTTACTTGTTTATTCCCTTCTGAAGaaaacagttttttttccctcttcccccttcGATTTGTTATGACGCCTATATGCTATTACTACTTCTTTCTCACAAATGATTTCTTTGATCGGTTCCGCTCACGCGTTGACGCCGAACTCCCGATGGATgtgagcacacacacacgcacacacacacaagcggGAGAAAACTGATGGGAAGGTCCCTTGTCTCCTCTTGATGTGGTTTCTGCCGGTTCGGACAGCTTTCGTCGGTGCACGTCGCAGCTGAAAAATTATAGGTTGGAACCGGAGGCAAATGCACCGTGAAAATGTCCTGCGAGTGAGCCAACCGATGAGCTAAATGCAGCTACAGTCAAAAACGCTTGATGTGtctaatatatattattGCTCTTTTCTAGTGGATATGACCACAGAGCTAcctatttcctttttacccTTTTACCGTTTCCCTCCAAAAGGCACTTTAATGAAGAGCAGTAAGTTCATTGGAGAGTAGGAAACAGGACGGAAACCCCCACAAATGTGGAAcactcaaaaaagaaaagtgcgaAGTGGAAAACTTATAGCCAGGTGAAGTCATACGCGTGGAAATTTGCCAAGGACGTTATGACAAGTGCCTCCTATCCATGCACTcaacttttttaaaatgcttctccttttgtttcatccCAAACAAATGCATAACGAGCAGACACCTGGAgcaacagtgttgcaattTGAATCTTTTATAGTACACATGGAAACACACGAAAACGTCTCAGACGAGCTGCAGCTCGGTGGACAAAGAAGTGATATTTGGTCACCCTTCGAATACAAACCGTCTCCCAatcacaagcacaaacacaaacacaaacacacacgtatgGGCCTCCCTGTTCACTCACCTGCATCTACATGAGAAACTCACCCACAAACCACTTGTGGGCACCTCACATCGACAAATCGTGGTTTTATCAGTATGTTGGTgggcgaaaacaaaacaaaatacataATTGTACAAAGGTATAAGCCAACACCCAACCAATATAGTGGTCAGTAAGGTATCAGGGATCCACCTCTACAAACACTGGTCAACGCATATctcattcctttccctctctaagggggaactggaagaaaagTCGGGGGTGGGGtcaagggaagaaaacaaagtaaaaaggaaacaaaaaggaaaacacaacTTCTGAAGGTGTCACGAGTCCTCTCTGTACGTACAATATACGCTGTCTAACTCCTCATCACTATCATCAGTGTCCCTCATAATATTTTTGACTACCAACAACGCGGCGGCGCCAGGAAGCGATGTCCTGCTAAAGCACCAGCTAATAACATCGCGGGATTTTTCCTCTAGCACCTCGATTCGCCGCCGATCATGTTCACATTGCAACATCGTCGCCCGCCACTCATCGACCCATAGTTCCACGGCCacctcttccatttcctctcGTTTACGCGCCTCCCGTTGCACCAAATAGGAACGAAGTCGGTAATCACGTCGTGCAAGAAATCCGCGCATGACAGCCTGAATGCGCGTGACACACGAAAGAACTAAAGCACGAAGAGCACGCTCACGCTCTTCCGCCTCCTTCTTGCGGCGCCGTGCTATCCAGCGACGAACCCCACGCTGAATAACGGTTGCGCACTTATCGAGGAATAACTGCCGCCGCACGACCCTGCGGACAATCAACTTATCCGTTAACCGACGGCAGCGTCGTTCCTCGGCTATTTGGCAGCTTCGTCGTGCACGGAGAAATGCGCCAATGTGGGCCACAATTTTCAATTTTTGTTCGTGACGAAGCCACTGGTACAACTCCATGGCTTGACGGCGGAGTCGCAGTGCATAACCCAGTTGCATGCGCACAGTCCCGGCGCGACTCGCACTTTGAATCTTCATCGCTGCATAGAAGAAACCACGACCGATAGCCGCACGGCGGTGCCGTGCGGTTCGTTTTGCTATTGCCATGCGAGCAAATGATTGAAGTTTTATGGTTGCTCGGTATATGCGGTATTCTTCGTCCAGGCGGTCCCTACTGGTAACTTGCTGCACCCTGCGGAGATACCGTACAGTTCCATCAGCAAGGAAGCGACGGACCACGCGCTGGATCAACAGCACTGCACGCACTGTTCGACGGCAGTGGTTGAGTGCATTGTGCACAACCTGCAGCCGTAAGGCATTCTTCCATCCTTGCTGTATGACTGCGGCAGCCTCTTCACGTTTGACCTCACGATGTGCAGCTTCCAGCGCAAGACGCTCACGGCGGCGTTTGTACTCCTGCAAGCACAACCGCACAAGATCGATACTTTCGTTAAGTTTTCGCTGCCGTTGCTCGTACTCTTCTGCCAACCGCTCCCTAAGGAGACGCACTTTTCGTCGGTCCAGATGGCCTTTATAGTGTCGCTGAATGACAGTTGCCgcgctgttttgttttcgaaGCAACTCCTCTTCTCTCTGCTCTTCCTTAATTTCACGCTCCCGCCGCCGCCAGTATTGCCTGCGTGGATAAACAAGTCGCCACCAACGCGCCACGATCGTCTGCGCCACAACGCGCAGCCGTAACTCTTCCATGTTGTTGAGTCTAAGCAGTTTACAAAGGTACCGCTGAACTCTTCGCCGAGCAACGTAATCCTTTCCATAGCGCGCGATAACAAGTGCTGCCTTGATTTCACGATTTTCTCGTTCAATTCGCTCGTCCATAGCCGTAGCGTACCTTTGCTGCGTCAAACGCAGATGTTTTTGCGCCACAACAGAGTGAATAAAGCCTTCAATACACATTGCTGCGGCCTTTTGCACCCGGTAAACACGCTTGTAGAGAATCTGCTGCCGTTCACGCAGTGCAACACGCGCCTGATAAACACGCCAGGCGCATTGTATTTTGATGGCTGAGAGCATACGCCACTGGAAAAGTTGCCGGAAGTAGTTAACGAGTTCGATCTCGCAgcgttcttttttctcttctactgtttcctcctcactttcctcactctcctcagtttcctcactttcttcGGTTTcctccgtttcttcttcatccGATTCATCTGAttcatcttcctcatcagattcctcttcctcatccgATTCCTCATCTTTTTTATCCTCACAAACTAACCCATGCACCGACCCCTCACGTTCACTAGCTGCTGCTTCACCTGAATTGGGTCTCTGAGTGCTATCAGAAGATTGGGCCTTGTCGATTCTGGGTCGGCGTTTGGGTTTCTTCGCAAGCGCACTTTTCAGGTTGAACGCTCCCGAACTTTCTTGCAGGTCAGCGTCAGAGTCTCCTTTGTCCATTCCCAGTGCGGAATCATGTAAGGGGGAACCGACTGATGAACTTCCACCATCCGCTGCTCGCTTGTGGCTTCGTTTCTTCACTTTGCGCTTTAGTGCCTGGGAATCGCTCAGAGGGGCTTGGGAGGCGCGTAAAGATCCGCCCTCCTCGGAGGTGGTGGGTTCCTCCTTATCATGCCCCTTTGCTgatcgcttctttttcttctttttcttcatgtcGTCACCAATAAGACCCAGTCGGGCAAGCAGCGCGTCACCGCTAGAGAAATCGTTGAAGAGACTCTTGGTAAGATCCTCACTCTTAACGCGCTTCCTgactttcttcttctctgtTTTCCGTTTAGCTTTTTTCACTCGCGCCAGCAGTTGGTCCCCGGCACCAAGGTTGTCGGCGGCAGAATTTTCTGTAACTATGGCTATTTCCCCGGTACCACTCGACGTCTTTTTCCTTGCTCGGACACGGTTTAATAGGTTTGTTAAGGTTCCATCACCACTAAGCTCATCGGTAACAGTaccatcatcgtcatcatcatcgccaTCTGATTTTGTATCTTTATCATCGCCCTTCGCtttcttatgtttttttttgtcatcttTCCTGCTTTTCATACGATCAATACAGGCTAATAATGCTTCCCCACCAACGAAACCATCGCCGTCCGCCTGCAACATGCCTTCATCGATCTCCAAGGTCgattcatttctttcctcttttgatTTCCTTGACTTTTTCTTCGACTCGCTTCCACCCTGCGCTGCGCCTGATTTCCCTGGCCCGACAAATGCAGGCAGAAAACTTCGTTGGCGACGGAGCCTCCTTCTTCGCCGCTGTATTTCTaacattttttccctctcccgcTCTTCCTCGCGCCTTTTCTCCGCAAAAAGCGTATCCTCCACACTCACACCGCCGAGCCGCAGCGCATCACTCGGCCGTCGTAACCTGTGACAGGTGAAGAGGTGTTTTGTATTTACATGTTCCCCACTTACCACAACCTCAACGGTCCGTTTTCGCGTTCCACCAAGAGGCATAGAGGGGTCCCACTTTATGGCAGCCTGGTACCAATTATCGTTTAGTTGAGAATCCGAATCACCTACAACTACTGGGAAACTCGGAAGGCGGTCTTGCAGCGAGGGAAGTGCAATTTTCGTGCTGACAGTTGCGAGCGAGCTCATCCCTGCGGTCGTTACTGTGCGTGGGGTAGAGGCGTTGCGCGATGGTGCAGTGACCCTACCTTGGCTAATCTGTGGCAGACTCAATATGCTTTGATTCGATCCAACTGTTTCGCCAAGGATGTTAGCCTCAAGTCGTGACGGTCGGTTCGATCTTCTTCCATCCTCATGCGGCTCTACCATGGGTTCCGCCTCATTTGGGGCATCTTGGATGCCCTCAAGTTTCAAACGAAGCGGATGGTTGGGTTCCAAGTACTGCTTACCAAGTTCTAAGGCCCTCGAAAAGCTGGTTTGCATTTCTCGTTCTATAGCCAACTGTTTATTACTATCAACTTCCAAAGAAGAAATATGCTCAAGTTCACAACCAACATTGTACAGCGCGACCGGAAGGAGCTCACAAGCCTCCTTCATACAATTGGCACCGAATCCCCCTGCCGATGGCTTGCTTACCGCAGTTTCCAACATCCGAACAGCGGCGCGGTGACGCCTGATCGCTCGGTCACACTGACCCGCGTTATGTAAGAGGACGGCAATCTGTATGGAACTCATCGCCTGTCGAAGGAGGTTCACCTTCTCCTCAACGGCGACCAACTGCTGCACCGTCTTCGGGTCAGCGGCATCTCCTTGACTTGTCACCACGGCCCGCTGCTTCCTCACAACGGCGGCTACATGTTGTTCTAGTTTGCATGCCTCTTTGGCCTGCTTCACAGCCTCCAGCATATCCCCTTGCGACGCATGACCTTGGTTGTTATGGGCAAACAATTCCCGCAACATAACATGCGTATCGCGAACAACTAACAAAATTTGCGCCGCTATAAGGGGAGGGATGTGCTCCTGTATGCTGATACTGGGTATGGAGGCGTCGCTTCCGTGATCATCCCTGTTACTAACAGGAGCACCTTCCCGCTGCAGCCATATGCCGTCTGGAATACAGGCACGACGAACCTCATGCCCGATCTCAGCAGCTTTATCTAATGCCTGTATGGCTTTGGTCCGCACACCCATGGCGGCCTTCCAGTCAGGTCCGTCAACTACGCCGGGTGGAATATTACTGGAAGCGAGGAGGAACTCCtcaatattttgttttgcctcAATTTGCAACCGCTGGAGTTCATCAAGTCGTTCCATTGTGCAGCTCGGAAGTTAGAAGTGGGGATTTAAAGCAGATCGAGTCAGTAGCAACCGgcagagaaagaagaaagtaaaacaaaccCACACAGTCTGTCACAGTAACCGCGTAAAAATTGTGGGACTAGCCGTGCAGTTCCTCTATTCCTCTGGTCACGCGGCACCGGTGCAGAACTGGGCACCACCTCTATCTGCTGCTTGTTTTCTTGTCCCTTCGCTGGTCAACCAACCGagttgaagaaaataagggaagTTAAAAGAATGGCCCAATTTGCATAATATAAACATGTGCGCAAAACAGTGAAGTTGAAAAAACTGGTCTCGCATATGTGCCTGGAGATGAGACTAAGTACGTGGGTGTGGATGTGCACGCGCTACACGGCACAACGAGAGATGAAGAAGTTGACAACAGCGACATTTTCACACGGAAGAGTTATACAAACACgtcaacacaaaaataaccaGGGACTAAGGGAGAAAGGAATATGCATAAATGTTGCCTCCAGCACCCGTGGACCGTGTTGTTAAAAGTGTATTACCTGCCCATCTTAACAACCGCCCacggacacacacacacacacatatatatatatatatatatgtggttATCAgcaagggagagggaaaagaagggttGCAATTCACACTACAAatagtaatatatatattagtgtgtatgtttgctTGCACGCATAAGTTTAAcaaggcaaagaaaaaacaggtACAGTAGACGGTCGTACTCAGTTTCTGCATCTGAGACTTCCTGATCTGGCCTGACCTCACCTCATCTCCCCCTTCTCAACCCTTTGAGCTGCCAAATCCTCAGGTAAAATGGAGCGCCGCAATACGCCTCAGGCGGAAaagtaacgaaaaaaaaaaacggcacaCTAGTGACACTTTCATCCCcttattccttttcttcacccTTCCTTTCAACAGCTCAATAACCATTTCATCTATTTCCTCGTCCACTTCATGTCAAGTGATGTCACAAAAATCAGTCCCATTCCCCCCCGTACTCTCTTTTTCTGATGCGCTTCCTCTTTCAATCCGTCCTTCCCCAGCTCCCTTCAAAGACCACCACATCCCCTCCATAATgcaacacacaacaaaaaggaaagagaggaatggaaaaagaaatgaagaagagaaaagaggttgaaggaaaagaaaggaaaggaaagtgagaCCCTACTCAGAGAATGCGTTGACAGCAACAGTTGTGCCATTACGTGACATGGCACCCATTTCCGTTTCTTCATAGGAATACcatggttttctttttttttttttgtccggggggagggggttgCCTTGTCGGTCATATATTTCTTTGCGGTTTCACTCCACTGCATCACCGCTGCTCCCTCCCCCGATAAACTTTTCCGCAAGTTCAGCAAATCGATTCCGtgagttgttttttcttttcttttttttttttcttcgttccctccttctttccttccttctaaATGTACGTATGTTTATGCCTCACTGGAATTCTTCATTTTAATCATTTCCCTCCATCTtttcattcttcttttccctcttttttttttttcatcttccATTTGCTCAAACAACTCCCACCCCCCAATCCCAAGCCTTTATGACCACAACGACTACACCAAACCCACAAAAGGCTGACCTACCTATTTCAAAACATTCAGCCATACCAAACCCGAATATGAagggaacaaacaaacaaacaaacaacaaaaaatggaaacacaaAGACAGAACAGTGGAGAAACTAAAGGGATGGAATCGAAATAACGAGTGAGCATTGTTTTACTTATATTATTTATGTGCGCAATTATCCACTTGTTTGAAGGGTTGTTGTTAACCAGCAAAGCACAGAAACCTGAgactgttgtttttttcccctcccttttaaatagaaaagagagaTGCGGCGCTCGCAGTAATAACATATACGCAACATAACGCACGCAGTCTCAGAGGTGTAACCGTGAGCGCAGCAAACGTACACACACGATTGAAATTTAATAACAGCAAGATTTGTCAGAGTAGCTTTGTATAAAAGAGGGCCCGGCAAACCAAAGAGGCACACAGAAAGGTGTAGGGGCAAAAGGTTCgtaaagggagagagaaagggaaaaggaagggagggagggcATGGaagggaacaacaacaacaaaaaaaagcggtaAGCTGCGCCCAAGTATTTGATACTCCCCACACATCCCACTCCACCGGGCATTTGTTACTTGAGCAAATGTCACATGTTAGATACAACAAATGTCTTTACACCATAGTGTATGTATGCATAATTCCCGTCCACTTCTTATTTCGTTTCCCTACTCAACCACTCACAACCACACGAACAcgaacatacacatatacgtgtgcactcctttttctcttttttaccaaagttaccttttttttttctatccaGGCCTTAATCGCTTTCTGAAGTCTTAACAGCACCCGCCACTCGCCTTACCAGCTGGCTGGTTGGAATTGGAAGGCGAAAGGTTCACTGGCTTTTTGGCTGCCGCGCCTGCATTAAGAGGCGGCCGCTTGCCCGTTGCAGCGGAATCGACCGGCGCCACAACATGGTCATAAACCGATTTCGCAAGCCACTCAAAAGCCTTGTCtacgtttgttttctccaaCGCGGAGGTTTCGAGGAAGGACAAACCGTTTTCACGGGCAAAGCGGTCAGccacttcctttttgatCACACGCAGGTGCTCAAGATCGCATTTGCTGCCAATGAGAAAGATGGAGCACGTGGCAGGTACGAAGGCGCGGAGCTCCTGAAGCCACGTGGAAATGGAATCAAATGATGTTTGGTTGGTGATGTCATAGACGAGCATCGCCCCCTTCGCTCCGTGGTAAATCGAACGGGAGATGGCGCGGAAACGTTCCTGCCCAGCGGTATCCCAAATCTGCACTTTGGCGTCCCGCCCTTCAATTTTGATGCTTTTTGTCATAAACTCCACGCCGATAGTCGCCGGCGTGTCTTGACTGAACTCATCGGCTGTGTAGCGAGTCATGAGGTTGGACTTCCCAACACCGCTGTCACCCACGATAACAACTTTGAACGTAAGGTTCATGTCTTCCATTGTTTCTGGTTTTACTGAGTATGAAAGATATTAAAACCGTGATATGGGTTCTGCGAGaactctcctcttccttcccttcaaaTACGTCACTTTTCTTCGTTTATTCTCCTTCGTTCAGCTACTTCGTTGTAAACCTTCTTCGTGATGTCCTTTGTTTGCGTACGATTATTACTTGCTATTTTTATTCTattatatactttttttttttttttgcttctcttggcggatttctcttcttcgtctTCCTCCCCTTGATTGCTTCAATTATCCTATCACGGCGACTAGTTGTTTCTATCTTCCCTCAGTTGTCAGTGTTTGGCCTACGTGACAAAACCGAAGAGGTCAACGTacaaattaaaattaaaaataataacgatGACAATGAcaatcattatttttatatgaAAAGTGCAAgataaagggaaagggaaaacaggaggaagttgaaaaaaggggggatgaTGTTTGGGATACAGTTGGAAAGTTTTTCAAAGGCTCACTTCCAGGCTTTTGCATCAATTACACTAAAACAGAAGCAGTGGTGGCATCCCATAACGAAACAGAACGCAGTCGCACTGCGAAACTCAATTAATATGCTGTAACAGTAATGCCATCTCGCAAGTCACAGTAGCAACAGCAAACATCACTTCCAAAATGATATATCAATAATGGAAGAATCGGAaacgagaaagaaaagaatgcgTACGGTATCAGGCAGGCTTCCGGTACCAAATGGTTTCAACAACATCACTCAAAAAAGACAAcagtatgttttttttttttgtgtgtgtagggaggaggaggaggtgatCGTGTTGGTAAgtgaaaagataaaagtagccctcctctctctcctcctcctctattTGTATCCTTCGGGGACCTAAACGCGTCGGCGAataaaggggaagaaggaaagagaagacaaaaagaaaacaaaaaaaacttatcaGAAGTAATCCCGGACtatcgcccccccccctctctcttgtctattcatttctttttctttttccttttcctttttctttcatgttCATAGGCGCTCGTATAATTGGTTAACTGATGAAATTTAGCGTCGTTTCGATATTCTccacttttttgttggtgctgtttttgttttcatctcCCAACACATTTGTCAGATGAGGCCCATCGCCTCATCCCCTCCGTATTCCCTCATATAATAATGTTACGATGACGAACTTTCAGAATATATTCACCTCctcgattttttttctcttaaaaaaaggatataaagcaaatggaaaagaaaatcaaaaacaaGAACGAAGACGTAAATGGAAAATATCCACACGAGTGTCATGAACCGGCTATGCATTCCcctttttctatttcctTTTATATTTTAGTGTTACTTTAAACATCAAATTACTGCAGTGACAGCCAATCACAGAGACTCATTTCGAAACAGCACGGGGGGGGGTACACCAAAAGAATGgataaaaaagtaatatataaagaaaaaagacggtGATTTCTTAAAGAAGtttaactttaaaaaaaggtacggaaaagaaaagcaagaaaCGGTCCCACTAccagcaacacaaacaaatcaacgaaacaaacaaacaaacaaacagcgcTGTGCGGTAAATTTTagtaaaatataaaagacCATCCACATTCTCTTCCATACACATGAATAGGGGACTAACAATTACGGGAAAatacagaagaaaatgaat contains:
- a CDS encoding Rab11A GTPase, whose protein sequence is MEDMNLTFKVVIVGDSGVGKSNLMTRYTADEFSQDTPATIGVEFMTKSIKIEGRDAKVQIWDTAGQERFRAISRSIYHGAKGAMLVYDITNQTSFDSISTWLQELRAFVPATCSIFLIGSKCDLEHLRVIKKEVADRFARENGLSFLETSALEKTNVDKAFEWLAKSVYDHVVAPVDSAATGKRPPLNAGAAAKKPVNLSPSNSNQPAGKASGGCC